From a single Micromonospora pallida genomic region:
- a CDS encoding SIR2 family NAD-dependent protein deacylase codes for MGHPATQEAAALLDQAERVVVFTGAGMSAESGVPTFRDALTGLWQRFDAQALATPEAFRADPALVWGWYEWRRHAVQQAQPNAGHRAVAAIEARVPNTVLVTQNVDDLHERAGSANPVHLHGSLFAPRCSACAHPASTPYGEADEPTDGPVPPPRCARCAADIRPGVVWFGEALPTAALEAAVEAASSCDLLVTVGTSGLVYPAAEIPQVAARLGATVIQVNPEETPLDRVATVNLRGPAARVLPALVEAAWGDTDQVPDESPGDA; via the coding sequence ATGGGACACCCGGCAACGCAGGAAGCCGCGGCACTGCTCGATCAGGCCGAGCGAGTCGTCGTCTTCACCGGGGCGGGCATGTCGGCCGAGAGCGGTGTGCCGACCTTCCGCGATGCCCTCACCGGGCTGTGGCAGCGGTTCGACGCCCAGGCGCTCGCCACGCCGGAGGCCTTCCGCGCGGATCCGGCACTCGTGTGGGGCTGGTACGAGTGGCGACGCCACGCCGTCCAGCAGGCCCAGCCGAACGCGGGACACCGGGCCGTGGCCGCGATCGAAGCCCGCGTCCCGAACACCGTCCTCGTCACTCAGAACGTCGACGACCTGCACGAGCGCGCCGGTTCGGCGAACCCGGTCCATCTGCACGGCAGCCTGTTCGCCCCACGCTGTTCGGCCTGCGCGCACCCGGCGTCGACGCCGTACGGCGAAGCGGACGAGCCGACCGACGGCCCGGTGCCACCACCACGGTGCGCGCGATGCGCGGCCGACATCCGGCCCGGTGTGGTGTGGTTCGGCGAGGCACTGCCGACGGCGGCCCTGGAGGCCGCCGTCGAGGCGGCGTCCTCCTGCGACCTGCTGGTGACCGTGGGCACCTCCGGCCTGGTGTATCCGGCGGCCGAGATCCCCCAGGTGGCCGCCCGACTCGGGGCCACCGTGATCCAGGTCAATCCAGAGGAGACGCCGCTGGACCGGGTCGCCACCGTCAACCTGCGCGGCCCGGCCGCCCGGGTGCTGCCCGCTCTCGTCGAAGCCGCGTGGGGCGACACCGACCAGGTGCCGGACGAGTCGCCGGGGGACGCGTGA
- a CDS encoding lantibiotic dehydratase — MSAAHLVPLGGGWGLWRSFCVRAAGFPVDLLEPLADPELAALADAVAAGADDGAYRARFREAERALARALHSAATDPRIREAVAWQNPGALDTGFGTLLRRDPETVSRTGRHRKTEALVTSYLHRYAAKNDTIGFFGPLRWARIDPEQPEPVRAVHDGTAGNRTLYLEGWALAELGRALAPPLRPWLVPRLLPLLGVDGNTLRVPLADPVPLDPVQADVLRALRPGRTARQVVATVRADAGHDPDRVWAALDRLYADRRIEWTLEAAPDDLHPAATLRSVVAAVDDPAVRAPALAALDRLTSAAATVTAARGDAGAVRDALVGLGATFTDLTGAAPVREAGQLYAGRTLVFEECRQPDSIRLGQAALDTLAAPLSLLLDSARWYTAAGAALYRRALRAVFDQLANRRPGAPVPLAELWLAARGVLIDDPGPVVRPLTRALHHRWERLLAVAEPNRRVWRAAADLRTAATAAFPAGPPGWTAAAQHSPDLMIAAPDLAAIAAGDVDWVLGELHPGYHTMRYASWVECHPDPTGLARAMAADLPGGVVRIGATGSQGGSATRFSPRLLAPDDRRLVFAPDTCGHDPGHDLVVGGCDVVDRAGRLLVQRRADGACHDLLEVLADLVAANLMPHFRVLSAAPHRPRVTIDRLVVSRESWTFPAGTVDFAGDPDESRRFLRLRAWAGRHGLPRHVFVRCTGERKPVHVDLASLASVEVLCRAVRRAERTAGAAAQVTVTEMLPAPEQLWFTGSDGRRHSSELRFVAAPTAAARPASGA, encoded by the coding sequence ATGTCCGCTGCGCACCTGGTCCCGCTCGGCGGCGGGTGGGGGCTGTGGCGCTCGTTCTGCGTCCGCGCCGCCGGCTTCCCCGTCGACCTGCTCGAACCCCTGGCCGATCCGGAACTGGCCGCCCTCGCCGACGCGGTCGCCGCCGGGGCCGACGATGGCGCGTACCGGGCCCGGTTCCGGGAGGCCGAGCGGGCCCTCGCCCGAGCGTTGCACTCCGCCGCCACCGACCCGCGGATCCGGGAGGCGGTGGCCTGGCAGAACCCGGGGGCCCTGGACACCGGCTTCGGCACCCTGCTGCGTCGGGACCCGGAGACCGTGTCGCGCACCGGCCGGCACCGCAAGACCGAGGCCCTGGTCACCAGCTACCTGCACCGGTACGCCGCGAAGAACGACACGATCGGGTTCTTCGGGCCGCTGCGCTGGGCGCGGATCGACCCGGAGCAGCCGGAACCCGTCCGCGCCGTGCACGACGGGACCGCCGGGAACCGCACCCTCTACCTGGAGGGGTGGGCCCTCGCGGAGCTCGGCCGGGCCCTCGCGCCGCCGCTGCGGCCCTGGCTGGTGCCCCGGCTGCTGCCGCTGCTCGGCGTCGACGGGAACACCCTGCGGGTGCCGCTGGCCGACCCGGTGCCGCTGGATCCGGTGCAGGCGGACGTCCTGCGGGCGCTGCGGCCGGGGCGTACCGCGCGGCAGGTCGTCGCGACGGTCCGTGCCGACGCCGGACACGACCCGGACCGGGTGTGGGCGGCGCTGGACCGGCTGTATGCCGACCGCCGGATCGAGTGGACCCTGGAGGCGGCCCCCGACGACCTGCACCCCGCCGCCACCCTGCGGTCCGTCGTCGCCGCCGTCGACGATCCGGCGGTACGCGCACCCGCGCTGGCCGCGCTGGACCGGCTGACCTCGGCGGCGGCGACGGTGACGGCCGCGCGGGGCGACGCCGGGGCCGTGCGTGACGCCCTCGTCGGGCTCGGCGCGACCTTCACCGACCTCACCGGTGCGGCGCCGGTCCGCGAGGCGGGTCAGCTCTACGCGGGCCGGACGCTGGTCTTCGAGGAGTGCCGGCAACCAGACTCGATCCGGCTCGGTCAGGCGGCGCTGGACACCCTCGCCGCGCCGCTGTCCCTGCTACTGGACAGCGCTCGCTGGTACACCGCGGCCGGCGCGGCGCTCTACCGGCGGGCGCTACGCGCCGTCTTCGACCAGCTCGCCAACCGGCGACCGGGCGCGCCGGTGCCGTTGGCGGAGCTGTGGTTGGCCGCCCGGGGCGTGCTGATCGACGATCCGGGACCGGTCGTCCGCCCGCTGACCCGTGCCCTGCACCACCGGTGGGAACGGCTGCTCGCGGTCGCGGAGCCAAACCGTCGGGTGTGGCGGGCCGCCGCCGACCTGCGGACCGCGGCCACCGCCGCGTTCCCCGCCGGCCCGCCGGGCTGGACGGCAGCGGCCCAGCACAGCCCGGACCTGATGATCGCCGCGCCGGACCTGGCGGCGATCGCGGCCGGCGACGTCGACTGGGTCCTCGGCGAGCTGCACCCGGGCTACCACACCATGCGCTACGCCAGCTGGGTCGAGTGCCATCCCGACCCGACCGGGCTGGCCCGGGCCATGGCCGCCGACCTGCCGGGCGGGGTCGTCCGGATCGGCGCCACCGGCAGTCAGGGCGGCAGCGCGACCCGCTTCTCGCCCCGCCTGCTCGCCCCGGACGACCGGCGGCTGGTCTTCGCCCCGGACACCTGCGGCCACGATCCCGGTCACGATCTGGTGGTCGGCGGTTGCGACGTGGTCGACCGGGCCGGCCGCCTGCTCGTCCAGCGGCGTGCCGACGGCGCGTGCCACGATCTGCTGGAGGTACTGGCGGATCTGGTCGCCGCCAACCTGATGCCCCACTTCCGGGTGCTCTCCGCAGCGCCACACCGGCCCCGGGTGACCATCGACCGGCTGGTGGTCAGCCGTGAGTCCTGGACGTTTCCCGCCGGTACGGTGGATTTCGCCGGCGACCCGGACGAGTCCCGTCGCTTCCTCCGGCTCCGGGCCTGGGCGGGTCGGCACGGCCTGCCCAGGCACGTCTTCGTCCGGTGCACGGGGGAGCGGAAGCCGGTGCATGTGGACTTGGCCAGCCTGGCGTCGGTGGAGGTGTTGTGTCGTGCGGTGCGCCGGGCGGAACGGACCGCCGGTGCCGCCGCCCAGGTCACCGTGACCGAGATGCTGCCGGCACCCGAACAGCTCTGGTTCACCGGTTCGGACGGCCGCCGGCACAGCTCGGAACTGCGCTTCGTCGCCGCGCCGACGGCCGCCGCCCGGCCCGCGTCCGGGGCGTGA
- a CDS encoding methyltransferase: MPVPLSPDEAHLFLESDAAPAAFLDLLDAVSFRSAAAGLRLGVFEALADGPLPVDRLAERTGTDPLGLRILLDALAGYGYLTRARGQYANSANTARWLLRDAPGSFAPALSFWSTVLTGWWQDLEASIRSGGPTDDFYAWLEKHPEALADFHTMLRGLADALGPEIVDLVPVPAEARSVLDVGGGHAAYPVAFLTAHPQLRATVVDLDGALAQGARTVADAGLTDRVTLRPGDLLTADLGTDHDLVLLFNIVHGYQRDAVAALLRRAAAALRPGGRVVLLEPLAEVPERPAGPGEAFVRMFSLNLFHTQGGRAYAYDELAALLDEAGFTDARQHMLTGSDTDHLVTAVLAG; the protein is encoded by the coding sequence ATGCCGGTGCCGCTGAGCCCGGACGAGGCCCACCTGTTCCTCGAATCCGACGCCGCCCCCGCCGCGTTCCTCGACCTGCTCGACGCGGTCTCCTTCCGCAGCGCCGCCGCCGGCCTGCGGCTGGGGGTGTTCGAGGCGCTGGCCGACGGCCCGCTGCCGGTCGACCGGCTCGCCGAGCGCACCGGCACCGATCCGCTGGGGTTGCGGATCCTGCTCGACGCGCTGGCCGGCTACGGCTACCTCACCCGCGCCCGCGGGCAGTACGCCAACAGCGCCAACACGGCCCGCTGGCTGCTGCGCGACGCGCCGGGCAGCTTCGCCCCGGCGCTCTCCTTCTGGTCGACAGTGCTTACCGGCTGGTGGCAGGACCTGGAGGCGTCGATCCGCTCCGGCGGCCCGACCGACGACTTCTACGCCTGGCTGGAGAAGCACCCGGAGGCTCTCGCCGACTTCCACACCATGCTGCGCGGCCTCGCCGACGCGCTCGGCCCGGAGATCGTCGACCTGGTGCCGGTTCCCGCCGAGGCGCGCAGCGTGCTTGACGTCGGCGGCGGGCACGCCGCGTACCCGGTCGCCTTCCTCACCGCCCACCCGCAGCTGCGGGCGACCGTGGTGGACCTCGACGGGGCGCTGGCCCAGGGCGCGCGGACCGTCGCCGACGCCGGTCTGACCGACCGGGTCACCCTGCGGCCGGGCGACCTGCTCACCGCCGACCTCGGCACCGACCACGACCTGGTGCTGCTCTTCAACATCGTGCACGGCTACCAGCGGGACGCGGTGGCCGCCCTGCTGCGCCGGGCCGCCGCCGCGCTGCGCCCGGGCGGCCGCGTGGTCCTGCTCGAACCCCTTGCCGAGGTGCCGGAGCGTCCGGCCGGGCCGGGGGAGGCGTTCGTCCGGATGTTCAGCCTGAACCTCTTCCACACCCAGGGCGGCCGGGCCTACGCCTACGACGAACTCGCCGCGCTGTTGGACGAGGCGGGCTTCACCGATGCCCGCCAGCACATGCTGACCGGCTCCGACACCGACCACCTGGTGACCGCGGTGCTGGCCGGCTGA
- a CDS encoding MFS transporter, with the protein MADRTLPTHRWVAIWLGQLVSLIGSSLTAFVLGVWVYQRTGSVTQFSMIFLAATLPAVLVAPFAGALADRRDRRRLMLASDTLAAVGTAVLAALVAADALQVWHIYLATVLSAGASTVHQVAYQAMTPALVGKRNLGRFNGLMQVSRAVQIAAPLVAGVLVVTIGVGGVMVVDLGTFVVAAGTLLLVRLPAEVTRPAGDAPADEPVLRGAAAGWHHLRQRPGLLRLMLVFGAFNFLFGIAGVLVQPLILSFASADTLGVLMFAGGAGLFAGSLLMGAWGGPARRITAVCGGLAIGGVALVLHAAAPSVWLIGVVAPLFLFTLPIVNSSTMTLIQTKTEPAVLGRVLATARVIGDASIPVAYVLAGPIADGVEPLLRADGALAGSVGSVIGTGDGRGVALVFAVTGALMVLLAGSAWAWPALRGVDDLPDALPDDPVGPDADPADRAGPDADPADPADRAGSADGTAGSETVPANR; encoded by the coding sequence GTGGCTGACCGTACGCTGCCCACCCACCGCTGGGTGGCCATCTGGCTCGGCCAGCTGGTCTCGCTGATCGGGTCGAGCCTGACCGCGTTCGTCCTCGGCGTCTGGGTCTACCAGCGCACCGGCTCGGTCACCCAGTTCTCGATGATCTTCCTGGCCGCCACCCTGCCGGCGGTGCTGGTGGCGCCGTTCGCCGGAGCCCTCGCCGACCGTCGGGACCGCCGCCGGTTGATGCTGGCCAGCGACACCCTCGCCGCGGTCGGCACCGCCGTGCTCGCCGCGCTGGTCGCGGCCGACGCGCTCCAGGTGTGGCACATCTACCTGGCGACGGTGCTCAGCGCCGGGGCGTCCACCGTGCACCAGGTCGCCTACCAGGCGATGACCCCGGCGCTGGTCGGCAAGCGGAACCTCGGGCGGTTCAACGGGCTGATGCAGGTCTCCCGGGCGGTGCAGATCGCCGCGCCGCTGGTCGCCGGGGTTCTGGTGGTCACCATCGGGGTCGGCGGGGTGATGGTCGTCGACCTGGGCACCTTCGTCGTCGCGGCCGGCACGCTGCTGCTGGTCCGGCTGCCCGCCGAGGTGACCCGCCCGGCCGGGGACGCCCCCGCCGACGAGCCGGTGCTGCGCGGGGCCGCCGCCGGCTGGCACCACCTGCGGCAGCGCCCCGGCCTGCTCCGGCTCATGCTGGTCTTCGGGGCGTTCAACTTCCTCTTCGGTATCGCCGGGGTGCTGGTCCAGCCGCTGATCCTCTCGTTCGCCTCGGCGGACACCCTCGGCGTGCTGATGTTCGCCGGTGGGGCCGGACTCTTCGCCGGCAGCCTGCTGATGGGCGCGTGGGGTGGGCCGGCACGGCGGATCACCGCCGTGTGCGGCGGCCTCGCGATCGGTGGGGTGGCGCTGGTGCTGCACGCGGCGGCCCCGTCCGTGTGGTTGATCGGTGTGGTCGCCCCGCTGTTCCTGTTCACCCTGCCGATCGTGAACAGCTCCACCATGACGCTGATCCAGACCAAGACCGAGCCGGCCGTGCTGGGCCGGGTGCTCGCCACCGCCCGGGTGATCGGCGACGCCAGCATCCCGGTCGCGTACGTGCTGGCCGGGCCGATCGCCGACGGGGTCGAGCCGCTGCTGCGCGCGGACGGCGCGCTCGCCGGCTCGGTCGGTTCGGTGATCGGCACCGGTGACGGTCGGGGGGTCGCCCTGGTCTTCGCGGTCACCGGGGCGCTGATGGTGCTGCTCGCCGGGTCCGCGTGGGCGTGGCCGGCACTGCGCGGCGTCGACGACCTGCCCGACGCCCTTCCCGACGACCCGGTCGGCCCCGACGCCGACCCCGCCGACCGTGCCGGTCCCGACGCCGACCCCGCCGACCCCGCCGACCGGGCCGGATCGGCGGACGGGACCGCCGGCTCCGAGACCGTCCCCGCGAACCGCTGA
- a CDS encoding non-ribosomal peptide synthetase has translation MTDRERLIRELMARRGLGTATAPPGIPRRAPGTPVPLSPTQEGMWFLDRLQPGSPAYVMSHAVRLTGPFEPAALQAALDDLVAAHEALRTRFVDRDGQVEQEVLAADDPAARCVVAVEDLTGGSVAEREAAVADAVRRETETPFDLGRAPLVRVRLGRLDREEHLLVVSLHHIVADERSVDIVLTGLLDGHHRHRTGSGAAPAPVAQFPDHVVWQRDRLAGGAADRAREFWSTRLEGFSGLLDLPTDRPRPATPTFAGRTHGFTVPGDLTAALDALGRRTGCTRFMILLAGLQVLLARLGGTDDVCVGSPVTLRADAAQQDIVGLLINTLPLRTDLSGDPMLDEVVTRVRATCVASLAHAELPFERIVETVRLPRDLSRNPLYQVMLVVNQDGPEGPRGDLTVRPVPVVRETSRLDLTVAVRAVGSGLAGLVDYNTDLFDEVTVARLVDRFTAVLWALATEPHRRLADLDLTGYAERRDLARWNATDRPYPTGAGLHDLVRARAAVDPDAPALLDASPDAPARPPLTYGQLVADADRLAARLRDLGVRPDQPVGLALPAGPAALTGILAILTAGGGYLPLDPAHPPARLRALLTAAGTTVCLTDADLAGRLAAPPDPADPDDRPYAGTLLVVDPDGRPTEGYDGAAPAGGVPTPVHPDQLAYVIHTSGSTGTPKGVMVSHRTAANLALAFADLHGIGPGDRLLMLPPLSFDASVGDLFPALASGAALVVHRQPAAITGPGLAELCRAHGITLVDTAAPLWARWVDDLAARSGPVDAGPLRAMMVGGEAVDLDTVGRWARLTDGRVTVYNHYGPTEATVCATTYATVDGAELPGLTRLPIGRPVPNVRVHVLDADLRPVPVGLPGEVYVGGTAPARGYLGRPAETAVRFVPDPYGAPGTRLYRTGDLARHRADGTLEFLGRTDRQVKIRGHRIEVGEVEAACAALPGVRRAAVVVDHATTGSRLVAYLVGGADAPDGAAARAALRRRLPEHLIPAAFVRVPELPTNRHGKLDLAALPAPADATDRPAHEPPATPTEKAVAEIWADLLGTGPVGRRDNFFDLGGHSLLAATVVTRIRAALGVDLPLRALFSAADLAGLAAVLDGDGPTPVDHGDMLRAEARRADDLPVPAGTVPAVPEHVLFTGATGFLGAYLLADWLTHTRATAHCLVRADTPAAAVDRVRANLHRYGLWRPEYADRLVGVPGDLGAPRLGLTGATFADLGERLDAVVHNGGVVNFVQPYPVLRPANVDGTYEVLRLATTARPSAVHFVSTLGVFVTPSRTGTLVREGDAPDDCDGLYDGYNASKWVADALVRAARDRGLPVSVHRPARITGDARTGVGNVDDFFSRLLKTCVQLGAVPDIDDPADLAPVDYVGAGIGHLTRTGSTSDHHYYNNRTITYAGLAEAITGFGYPVDLVPYPRWRAALLAGPDVALARFTPLFGADTPVRTQPDFDCTATENALAAAGVTCPAADAHLLHTYLAAFVAAGFLDPPGRTRG, from the coding sequence ATGACCGACCGGGAACGGCTGATCCGGGAGCTGATGGCCCGCCGAGGGCTGGGCACCGCGACCGCGCCGCCGGGGATTCCCCGCCGGGCGCCGGGCACCCCGGTGCCGCTGTCGCCGACGCAGGAGGGGATGTGGTTCCTCGACCGGCTCCAGCCGGGCAGCCCGGCGTACGTGATGAGCCACGCCGTCCGGCTCACCGGGCCGTTTGAGCCGGCTGCGTTGCAGGCCGCGCTGGACGACCTGGTCGCCGCCCACGAGGCGTTGCGGACCCGGTTCGTGGACCGGGACGGGCAGGTCGAGCAGGAGGTGCTCGCCGCCGACGATCCGGCGGCCCGGTGCGTGGTGGCCGTCGAGGACCTGACCGGCGGATCCGTCGCGGAGCGCGAGGCGGCGGTCGCCGACGCCGTCCGGCGGGAGACCGAGACGCCCTTCGACCTCGGCCGCGCACCCCTGGTGCGGGTCCGGCTGGGCCGGCTGGACCGCGAGGAACACCTGCTGGTGGTCAGCCTGCACCACATCGTCGCCGACGAGCGGTCCGTCGACATCGTCCTGACCGGACTGCTCGACGGTCACCACCGGCACCGGACCGGCAGCGGGGCGGCCCCCGCCCCGGTCGCCCAGTTCCCCGACCACGTGGTGTGGCAGCGCGACCGGCTGGCCGGCGGTGCCGCCGACCGGGCGCGGGAGTTCTGGTCCACCCGGCTCGAGGGTTTCTCCGGCCTGCTCGACCTGCCCACCGACCGGCCCCGACCGGCCACCCCGACCTTCGCCGGACGCACCCACGGCTTCACCGTCCCCGGCGACCTGACCGCCGCTCTCGACGCGCTGGGGCGGCGGACCGGCTGCACCCGCTTCATGATCCTGCTCGCCGGGCTCCAGGTGCTGCTGGCCCGCCTCGGCGGCACCGACGACGTCTGCGTCGGCTCTCCGGTGACGCTGCGCGCCGACGCGGCCCAGCAGGACATCGTCGGCCTGCTGATCAACACCCTGCCGCTGCGGACCGACCTGTCCGGCGACCCGATGCTGGACGAGGTGGTGACCCGGGTGCGGGCCACCTGCGTGGCGTCGCTGGCCCACGCCGAGCTGCCGTTCGAGCGGATTGTCGAGACCGTCCGGCTGCCCCGCGACCTGAGCCGTAACCCGCTGTACCAGGTGATGCTGGTGGTCAACCAGGACGGTCCGGAGGGCCCGCGCGGTGACCTCACCGTCCGGCCGGTCCCGGTGGTCCGGGAGACCTCCCGCCTGGACCTGACCGTGGCGGTGCGTGCGGTCGGCTCCGGCCTGGCCGGCCTGGTCGACTACAACACCGACCTGTTCGACGAGGTGACCGTCGCGCGTCTCGTCGACCGGTTCACCGCCGTGCTGTGGGCGCTGGCCACCGAACCGCACCGCCGACTCGCCGACCTCGACCTGACCGGTTACGCCGAACGGCGGGACCTGGCCCGGTGGAACGCCACCGACCGGCCGTACCCGACCGGTGCCGGCCTGCACGATCTGGTCCGGGCCCGCGCGGCCGTCGACCCGGACGCGCCCGCCCTGCTGGACGCCAGCCCGGACGCCCCCGCCCGGCCACCGCTGACCTACGGCCAGCTGGTCGCGGACGCCGACCGGCTCGCCGCCCGACTGCGCGACCTCGGCGTCCGGCCGGACCAGCCGGTCGGGCTGGCCCTGCCGGCGGGACCCGCCGCGCTGACCGGCATCCTGGCGATCCTCACGGCCGGCGGCGGCTACCTGCCGCTCGATCCGGCCCACCCGCCGGCCCGGTTGCGTGCCCTGCTCACCGCCGCCGGCACCACGGTCTGCCTCACCGACGCCGACCTCGCCGGGAGGTTGGCCGCCCCGCCGGACCCCGCCGACCCCGACGACCGGCCGTACGCCGGCACGCTGCTGGTCGTCGACCCCGACGGCCGGCCCACCGAGGGGTACGACGGTGCCGCGCCGGCCGGCGGGGTGCCGACACCGGTCCACCCCGACCAGCTCGCCTACGTCATCCACACCTCCGGCTCCACCGGCACGCCGAAGGGCGTGATGGTCAGCCACCGCACCGCCGCCAACCTGGCGCTGGCCTTCGCCGACCTGCACGGCATCGGCCCCGGCGACCGGCTGCTCATGCTGCCCCCGCTCAGCTTCGACGCCTCCGTCGGTGACCTCTTCCCGGCCCTGGCCAGCGGGGCGGCGCTGGTGGTGCACCGGCAGCCGGCGGCGATCACCGGGCCCGGCCTGGCCGAGCTGTGCCGGGCACACGGGATCACCCTGGTCGACACCGCCGCGCCGCTCTGGGCGCGCTGGGTGGACGACCTGGCCGCTCGGTCCGGACCGGTCGACGCTGGCCCGCTGCGCGCCATGATGGTCGGCGGGGAAGCCGTCGACCTGGACACCGTCGGGCGGTGGGCGCGCCTCACCGACGGCCGGGTGACCGTGTACAACCACTACGGCCCGACCGAGGCGACCGTCTGCGCCACCACGTACGCCACCGTCGACGGGGCGGAACTGCCCGGCCTGACCCGGCTGCCGATCGGCCGTCCGGTGCCGAACGTGCGGGTCCACGTCCTCGACGCCGACCTGCGGCCGGTGCCGGTCGGCCTGCCCGGCGAGGTGTACGTCGGTGGCACCGCACCGGCCCGGGGCTACCTCGGTCGACCCGCCGAGACCGCCGTCCGTTTCGTGCCTGACCCGTACGGCGCGCCCGGGACCCGGCTCTACCGCACCGGCGACCTGGCCCGGCACCGCGCCGACGGGACGCTGGAGTTCCTCGGCCGCACCGACCGACAGGTCAAGATCCGTGGGCACCGGATCGAGGTCGGCGAGGTGGAGGCGGCCTGCGCCGCCCTGCCCGGGGTACGCCGGGCAGCCGTGGTGGTCGACCACGCCACCACCGGTTCCCGGCTGGTCGCGTACCTCGTCGGCGGCGCGGACGCCCCGGACGGCGCGGCGGCCCGTGCCGCGCTGCGGCGGCGGCTGCCGGAGCACCTGATCCCGGCGGCCTTCGTCCGGGTGCCGGAGCTGCCCACCAACCGCCACGGCAAGCTGGACCTGGCCGCTCTGCCGGCCCCCGCCGACGCCACCGACCGGCCCGCGCACGAGCCGCCGGCCACCCCGACCGAGAAGGCCGTCGCGGAGATCTGGGCCGACCTGCTCGGCACCGGACCGGTCGGCCGGCGGGACAACTTCTTCGACCTGGGTGGACACTCGCTGCTCGCGGCCACCGTGGTGACCCGGATCCGGGCCGCCCTCGGCGTGGACCTGCCGCTGCGGGCGCTCTTCTCCGCCGCCGACCTGGCCGGGCTCGCCGCCGTCCTCGACGGCGACGGGCCGACCCCGGTCGACCACGGTGACATGCTGCGCGCCGAGGCCCGCCGCGCCGACGACCTGCCCGTGCCGGCGGGCACCGTCCCGGCGGTGCCGGAGCACGTGCTGTTCACCGGGGCCACCGGGTTCCTCGGCGCGTACCTGCTCGCCGACTGGCTCACCCACACCCGGGCCACCGCGCACTGCCTGGTCCGCGCCGACACCCCGGCCGCCGCCGTCGACCGGGTCCGCGCCAACCTGCACCGGTACGGCCTCTGGCGACCGGAGTACGCCGACCGTCTCGTCGGCGTCCCCGGGGACCTCGGCGCGCCCCGGCTCGGGCTGACCGGGGCGACCTTCGCCGACCTCGGCGAACGGCTCGACGCGGTCGTCCACAACGGCGGGGTGGTCAACTTCGTGCAGCCGTACCCGGTGCTGCGCCCGGCCAACGTCGACGGCACGTACGAGGTGCTCCGGCTGGCCACCACCGCCCGCCCCAGCGCCGTGCACTTCGTCTCCACCCTCGGGGTCTTCGTCACCCCGTCCCGCACCGGCACCCTGGTCCGCGAGGGGGACGCGCCGGACGACTGCGACGGCCTGTACGACGGCTACAACGCCAGCAAGTGGGTCGCCGACGCGCTGGTCCGCGCCGCCCGGGACCGGGGCCTGCCGGTCAGCGTCCACCGGCCGGCCCGGATCACCGGCGACGCCCGCACCGGGGTGGGTAACGTCGACGACTTCTTCAGCCGGTTGCTGAAGACCTGCGTGCAACTCGGTGCCGTACCGGACATCGACGACCCCGCCGACCTCGCACCGGTGGACTACGTGGGCGCCGGCATCGGCCACCTGACCAGGACCGGCTCCACCAGCGACCACCACTACTACAACAACCGCACCATCACCTACGCCGGCCTCGCCGAGGCGATCACCGGCTTCGGGTACCCGGTGGACCTGGTGCCGTACCCGCGCTGGCGGGCGGCGCTGCTGGCCGGGCCGGACGTCGCCCTCGCCCGGTTCACTCCGCTGTTCGGCGCGGACACCCCGGTCCGCACCCAGCCGGACTTCGACTGCACCGCCACCGAGAACGCCCTCGCGGCGGCCGGTGTCACCTGCCCGGCGGCGGACGCGCACCTGCTGCACACCTACCTGGCGGCGTTCGTCGCCGCCGGGTTCCTCGACCCGCCGGGGAGGACCCGTGGCTGA